The Gambusia affinis linkage group LG09, SWU_Gaff_1.0, whole genome shotgun sequence DNA window gtcaagttccattcctccaaaagctctctgtgcataaatgaaacatactatgtgtgaaatacagctgtatgtgcatgagtacacgtgcgaccctggataagcgtctcaacagTAGGAAAGCGGCAGCCTTGTGGGAGACACTCTggaatattaatatatttggcatatgtaaaaaaataaataaataaacattgcaAAACATTGACACTGTACTTGTGCCATTCTCATCAAAAAGAAGTTTACCTCAAGTACATGCCATTGTCTATGTAACAAAAATTTTCACTGTAGGATAAAtagttaaaaagttttttatatatatatataaaagccaCTATTTGAAAGTATTTGCTTCTGGATCAGCTGATACCGTCTTTTTCTCcctagttgtgtttttttgtacctcctatttacatttttccaggGGAATCGTAAAGCTCTGGGTTTTGGGAAACAAAAGTTTAACCTTCACCAGTTGGGCAAAGAGTTTGAACCAAAAGCTAAACATCCAACTTCAGGCTCTGCAGACCTGTGTCTCATCACCAAAACCCCTCTGACTGCAGTAGCTGCTCATCTGAAGGTACTCTCAACACAGAGATAACTTTTAATATTGGCTTTTGCTACTGATGAGAGAATAAATCAGGTTTTAATGCTCAGTGCCATTTTCTGTCTTTGGCAGGTTTGTGGTGTTGAAATTGAAGAGGGACCAGTGCAGAGGAGTGGAGCTGTGGGGCCCATCACCTCCCTTTACTTCAGAGATCCAGACCACAATCTCATTGAAGTGTCAAACTACAGCCAGTCAGCACCAGACGGCTCCTCTTGAACCTTCTATTGACCCACCtctttagagttgcttttgatacATTATAAATGAAGCAATTAACATGTTGATGTGTAACAacggcacttgacaaaatgtaatgcttcaattgttgactgtgtgttctatgactttgtatttttgtgtttctatgatgtaaagcactttgaactgccttgttgctgaaatgtgctatacaaataaactttattgattcaTTATAGTTCTTCttacatttctaattttattgttaGTTTCAGTGAACAGTGTTTACaggaaaattatatatataaaaaaaaatcacatttaccaatttgtgttccttttaataaaatgtttaataaaatttataagtaggaatataaaattaaagataAGGTGGGTGGAAAAATATAGagtgtaatttaaatatttcaagctctttagatttagattttctaGCAAGTTGTTGAATaggttttagatttatttttcagctggAGAATAATCTAAAACAGGCAACAAAAAAGTCAATCAAAGCGTTCCTCAGAGAGGTAAggataaaaagtgttttgaatcAAGAGACGATGCAActctttaatgttttagttCTATGTATCCAATGCAGCAAGAGACTCCAGAAGCCTCAGTGCttacaacttaaaaatattacCTTTTTTATAAGGGAAGTCATGCTGTTTGACCTGAATGAACCTTATGTTCATCCAAATTATAACTGGAAATATGAACCAGAAATGTTTGATTACAAAAGGGGCTGAGTTTCGATTAGATGAGAAGAACAACATATTAGATAACTTGGAGGAAAAGTTAACATAGGAGAAACGGTATAGAAAATATGCGAAAAATAacccaagaaaaataaaaaatgagatgATGCTTTTAATTAGaataatataattaatacaAGACACAAATATCAATTTATGCTACATTGCATCCTGTCATATTTTGCCGACACTCTCCTCAGTCACATCAGTTAATATCAGAGCAACAATTACTCATCAAATTCAGAAGAAACTTTTCGACAtgcatgttttccattttctggaAGCAAGTTTCCGAAGTAGCGAGTCCACACCAGATGGTGGCGATAATGAGCCAGTTATTGCcacaagaagaaaagaacaacaTGGCGGCGATGGCGTTTTGACCAAAACATACCAACGAGCTTTAAAAAGAGGTGAAATACGAGATAAACATCACCtgttacaatatttttattctgaccAAGGTAAGTAACCACTTCGTCTCATCATAAGGCTTTCAGTGAATATTTATCTCACATTAAGTCGTAAGCATGTTCTCGAGCTACGTGCTCTGCTTTTGGCTACTCCACTTTAAACAAGTGAAATTTAACAGTCTGCGCCAGCAAGAGTTGTGGATCAAACGGGACACATTCTGGAGGACTAGTTTGTCTGTTTGGTGTGTAGGAAGAGATCCAATCATGACCGAGCAAACCAGTGCCAGTTCGGAAGGGATCGTGGGTCTGGATGAGCCCAAGAAGATGACAAGAGAGGACTGGAGGAAAAAGAAGGAGTTGGAGGAGCAGAGGAAGCTGGGAAATGCACCAGCTGAGGTGGACGAAGAGGGAAAGTAAGTACACCTGGATGTACACTGATGGTACAAAACCTAATGACCACTGATGGCTGACGTGATTAATATGGATTGTTTTCTTATTATGGCAGTTATTACTGACTGGGACATGTTAAGTAGCAAGTAAACTCAAGTGTTAAGAGAAGGAAAATGAGCAAGTTTAAGCATTTGAGTGATTTTAAAGAACCAAATTGAGAAGGCAGAACAAATGGGGCAGAACTAGTCCTTTGTTTAACAATAATTACTAAGTATTTCAGTCTTGTTTCCAATTACAGCAATAGTTAAACTTTAAACGGATTTCCTTACAGCTACTGATTCTGGACCTGTTAGTCCTCCTAGAATTAACAGTTATAAAACTGAGATTTTTCTCAATGATACAACATCTGTTTGCTTCAAAGTACTGAGCTTTCTTGTATCAGTAACTCATCTATTCCCCCCCACAAATTAAAAGCTTCTATCTTATACAGCTCACACAAATGATGTCACAAATCTGCTTCAAAACCCTATTCCTAACCTTTCAGGGCGCCATAAACCTTCATAGTAGATAAAATTTAGGTCAATGTATTGCATTGTGGTCTTAACTCTCTCATGGAGTCTTAACAGGCTTTGGATGAGCTCTGTTGTTATTAACTGTGGGTACTTTTTCTCTCCACCAGGGACATAAACCCTCACATCCCTCAGTACATTTCATCAGTGCCATGGTACATCGACCCTTCCAAGAGACCCACACTAAAGCATCAGCGACCACAGGATGAAAACCAGAAGCAGTTCTCAGCCATTGGAGAGTGGTATAAAAGAGGAGTGCAGGAGGTGAGCATAATCAGATACTGTTGTTAACTTGATTTGAACAAATCTAAACAAGTTAGATTTAATGTATTCATACATCTTTTGACTTCACACAGAATGCTATAACCACTAAATACCGCAAAGGCGCTTGCGAAAACTGTGGGGCTATGACACACAAGAAGAAAGACTGtatggaggtaaaaaaaaaaaaaaaatcaataaataaggGCTTCTTTTGAATTGTTTCTCCCTAAGGTAAAAAACAATATGtccccctctttttttaaaccaaggTCTAaatttcatttgtgtttcctCAGCGGCCCAGAAAGGTTGGAGCCAAGTACACAGGAACCGAGATAGCTCCAGATGAACACTCTCAGGTCCAGCTCGACATGGACTACGATGGAAAGCGGGATCGCTGGAATGGGTATGACCCAGAGGAGCATCAGCGCATTGTGGAGGAGTATGCTAAAGTAGATTTGGTAAGAAGTGCATGAGTAAAATaagtgggtgttttttttatgtgagcTTACTTCTGCTTTTGAGAGAAAGGAAATACTTCGTTTGCCTTTTAAAGATTGCCTTGGAggcaatattattttaaaatatttatataccTTCATACACCTTAGTAATAATCAACAATGTGATTCACGTTTTTTTGTTACCATCACATTTCACTGCAGAGATTTTGTGCTGAGTATGATGTGCTGTGTTAGTTTATATATAGACCAAAATGTAAGATTTTGGTCCCGTTTGACCACAGGTCCTTCTTTCACATGTCTGTTGTGGTAAACTTTGTTTCCTCCAACAGCAACAAGGCACCAGATTCTGTCAAATATGACAGATGTGGTCAGATTGGACCACATCTGTCAGTTCTAGTTTATGCTAGTTTGTTTGAAgacatctgttttcttttaacagaaaatatattgtcATTTGTGACATTATAAGTTTGCTGTTTTATCCAACAGCAAATCAGTGTTTTTCCCCCTCTGTGGTATTCAcaattgtttttggtttttcctgtttgtcttttttggtTTGTTAGGCAAAGCGGACGTTGAAAGCTCAGAAACTTCAGGATGAGTTGGCTTCTGGAAAATTAGACCAAACCGTAAGTGATCTGTGGGTTcacagacaattttttttttcttttcttttcttccttttgtttttgttaatcatGAAGCTTTTCAAATGGGCATCATGTTCCCTGCATAGGAGCGGGAATATGACAGCGAAGACGAGGATGAGGACAAATATGCAGACGACATCGACATGCCGGGTCAGAACTTTGACTCGAAGAGACGCATCACAGTGAGGAACCTGCGTATCCGAGAGGACACGGCTAAAGTAAGAGCCAGAGGAGCTAATAGTGATAGCCAATTTACTGATGAGATGAAATGGGTTAATAAAGCTACAGGTTCAGGTCTGTGACAAACTCAGAGTTTTGATCAGCTgaattttgcttttctgtctcgCAGTACTTGAGAAATCTGGATCCAAATTCATCATATTACGATCCGAAGACTCGAGCTATGAGAGAGAATCCGTACTCCAACACTGGCATGAATCCTGATGAGTAAGTGTTAGTTTCTATTTTCTGAATACCTGTCACAAGCTTATGCTAAAACAATTTCAAACTGCTCTGTCCTTCAGGGTGGGCTATGCTGGAGACAACTTTGCTCGCTACTCTGGAGACACAATCTCCATGGCTCAAACACAGCGTAAGTTTTCACTCTGAACCACTTTTTAACTGGATGGCTGTAAAACGGCGCCTGGTACTTTAAATATTACTAATCACCTCAGTGGAAATCGGGTGAAGTAGTTAAGTTAATCACTTAGAAAGAAGAGAGCCAGCTCACATTTAGTACTCCTTTAACAGCTAGTGATGACCAAACTATTCCTCAATTTACGAGGCCGGCTTCAGATGAAGGCTGCGTGTGATTCACAGCTGGAGAGTTTCCAGTCACTTTGAGGAAACACGCTTCAGGTTTTCTGATTCCTGTAAGGATTGCTGCTCTGTTGTGACAGTGTTTGCTTGGGAGGCGTACGAGAGAGGCTCCGAGGTCCATCTTCAGGCTGACCCCACCAAGCTCGAGCTGCTCCATCGCTCCTTCAAGGTCAAAAAGGAGGactttaaagagaaacagagagaaggCATCCTGGAGAAGGTACGCTTAGTTgtcagaatgtttttaaatttcagtttttatgtacAAATAGAACAGCAGCTGAATTTCACTTTAAAGGCCAGTGTGGTTTAGAAGGCACACCATATACGAATGAGGCTACAGTCCTCGCCGTCCCATGTAGTGCATGTcttctgttcttcttcttcttgcgaAGCTGCTCACTAAAAAAATACCACCGGTGCCACAGattttcaaagcaaataaaataaaaataatatcttgAAATGGTATTTCAGTTATTcatggattcattttaaaatgtataaactgaaataaaatttttgtcaCTCCTGCTTTTTCGTTGCCTCATCAGTATGGAGGTCAGGAGCACTTGGACGCACCGCCGCGGGAGCTTCTCTTGGCGCAGACCGAGGACTACGTGGAGTACTCTCGCCACGGGGCCGTGCTGAAGGGACAGGAGAAGGCCGTCGCCCGCTCCAAATACGAGGAAGACGTCCTCATCAACAACCACACCGTGAGGACGATGGAGaaattacagcttttttttgtttgtttttattacattgtttttcaacatttgtttgcattatttttttgtatagtGTATATGGGGCTCCTACTGGAAGGATGGCTGCTGGGGATACAAGTGTTGCCACTCACTGGTCAAACAGAGTTACTGCACGGGACAAGCAGGAATTCAAACGGTAACTAATGGTGCAAAAAACTTGTTTCATTTCAGTAATTGTCCTTTGTGTAAATCTATATTGTGTGTAAAGCCTGTTAAGTCttatacaatgttttttttcctgtttttaaacagCAAGGTACTTCTGACTGCGTTCCATTTGAAGATGGACTGCAGGAGccccaagaagaagaagagccaAAGTCTTTACTGGAAGTAAGGGCCTAAAcagatttaagatttagcaTTGGTGATGGCATACATATAGTCACTTATCTGATCTCGAGTAGATCATTCTGTGTTGTGCTGGACTTTTCCTTCTAACGCcaaagctatttatttattgccagATTCATCAGGAGAagttgaagaagaagaaaaagaagaataaaaagaacaagaagCACAGCTCAGACAGCAGCGACTCAGAggatgaagaaaagaagaaggagaagctgAAGAAGGTAAATGTTGTTGGTGAAAGGTTTTTGGTGTTTGTGGTTTGGCCTTTTTATCTGTGACTAAGCTCAGCTCCTCAAATGTCCCCCAGGCCCTGGAAGCAGAGGACAAGCGAGTGAAGCACGTTGACGCGTTGATGCAGTTGGATGAGAGGAAGAGGCCCTACTACAGCCTGCAGGAAGTAAAGGCGCCGactgaggaggagatggaggcaTTCCGCATGAAACGCAGCCGGCCAGATGACCCCATGGCTTCCTTCCTTGGACAGTGACGTTATCCTAATCCCTGTTGATTATTCCAACCGTCCTGGAAGGACTTCAGCACAGTTGAATCCTAATTGCTTAAGAAGCCCTGTACAGTATTTGACAGCTTTTATCCCTATGCTTTTCTTACAAacatcaatgttattttttgcccaatagttgatatttgttttcaagccctcttgtttattttctctcactTCCCAATTGATTCACTTTTCTGGACTTTACAACAAATTGGCTAATTTCTTTCACAACAGTAACCTCCGCATTTCACTATaaagaggttgttttttttctgaatctgtGTTGTCTGGAAACATTGCATTCTGCTTATGTTCAACttctaaaacaaataatctaAAAGGTCAAATCTtgattgtaaaaagaaattaaacaaagtgGATTATGTGGATTTGTCTATTGCACTTGAAGtgctttcattttgattttgatggTTTTAGAAAAAGCAGTTTGTCTAAGTTATCTAGAGGTTCATCGCAACATGCACAGTATAACAATATCAGTGTACCGAAATGTCCAATCTTCTCTTATGTGTAAGTAAAATAACTAACGTTTAACAGTTCaagatgtaataaaatattaccTTTTTAAGCTTCTGAAATAATCATAATCTatcttcaaatgtttaaaaatgtttaacagctTCCACGTTGTCtttgttaaactaaaattaagcccaaataaaaataaagtgcacTCCATGGTTCAGCAGGCTCTAAAGCAGGTGTGGACGGTTCCAGCCCATCTGCGCTGGTGTCAGATGTTTCCCTGCTTGGAATCACCTGAATCCAATAAATTGTTCATTAACAGAAAAAGGTGATGGGTGAAGGAGATCACTGATGTAGATGGGATTATTCTCCTGTTTCATAATCCAGTTTTATCAAATCTCTTTTCTGCTGGCAGATGAGTTCAAGGTAATCTTGATTAATGAAGTTACCCTGGGGAGGGTACTTCAAGTTTCACTGTAAGCTCTCctggttttgttcatttgttgaATGAATGACATTTGTTGACTGTTTATTCTTAAGGTTTTAGTATCTCCAGAAGCTTAACgtcagaacattttttaattataaccCAAtctataaaacacagaaataaaaacagtgtatCATTTGCTTCTGAACgttaaacacaaagaaaaaactagagttgaataattttctaaaattattcgGCTCCCACTGTAAATGTGATTTGGTAAAATATTCAATTTCAGCTATTTGCAATAAACAAATAGCAACCTGTGTTGCAACTGCTTTTCACAATTAGTCAAAATAATCTGATATGCGTCTTTACTAATTATCTCACAACTCTTTGGATTTATAAAGTCCTGCAGACATGATATTTAGCCAGGCACTGGCTGGCAGTTGATTGATGAACTTTATTGATGAATAAAGTTCATCAATCAACTGATTTCCACTTTACTAGATTGTGTTTAAAATCAGTTCTTGGTAGACTTTCGGGTAGACCCAGGATTCGATGATGTCGGATTGATTTCCCTACAGACTGTGTTCCCGTTTTTCCCAGGATTTCCATGAATTCATCTTTCCAACTACACACAACAAACTTTGTCGTCCCTAAGACCAGGTGTTCTTTTCAGTGTATTATTCTTCTTGCCGACTTGCTGCTTATTTAAAAGTCTGACACATTTCAGTTTTGACTGTGTCAAAATCCACAAGcttctttgtgttatttatacTGTTTTAAGCGTAGAGGGCCTGATGGCTCCTGGACTTTGGGGGTCAGTAGTGATGTACGTCTTTGAGTTCAGTCTTACAGCCCTTCAGCATTTAGTACATACCTTGCTGTACAAACTGAAGGTCTTTTCCAGTCAATTGAGGGTTTCTGGTAACTTCAGGAATCAAGCAGCATGCATCtttatcttgtttgttttcatctgttaaAGCCATTGGTTGATTGGATCAGCAGTGCCTGCAGCCACACCTGatttgcaaatgtttgtttttataatggCTGAATAATTTTGAGGCTGCAGTTGTCATTGAAAATGGTAACTGCACATAATTTCCATGTGACATTAGTTTTAGTCAATGaaacagttttgtgtgtttataaagcaaacaagttttacttttgcaagTAAACTTTATCTTCAGTGGAGGTTGAACCATTTTAGGATCACCACGATGAAGGACCACTGTCTTCAAGACAAAACTCAATGGAAGACatctaaatgtaaatgtaatattattaaattatgaagcTCACAGCCCTGCAGAACTCCAGACTCATTCTTCCCCAAACtcataaaagtttgatttatttcatgttCCTTCATGAGAGAAACCCCTGTTCTGCTGACCCTTTTGTTCAGTTACCATTGCATAGATAATTTTCTCATTGTGAGTGTTCGTGAGCCAGAGTTGTCCTTGTTGTTGCTGTCTAATCCTTGTGAACTGTCTTGAATTGAATGACATCATGCCGGAAGTATTTTCTGGGCCCAGCTGTTGCATAAACAGGGTGGATGTTTTGGACTCTGGTTTTCTGGGTTGAGCTGCTTTCTTCAGAGCTTCTCTTGAAGAATATTAGATCTCGAGTTCACTGAACATTTATGAAGGATCGCTCGTGAACCTTAAAAGGAGAGGCAGAGCTGAATAATGACCCGAGGACATAATTTCTCAAGCAGTAAGttgcttctttgtctttgtagAACTTCTTTCATGCTCCATTTGTTAAACAAGTTGGAAACAAATGCTGACTTCTTCTTAGCCTTTAAATAATAGACTCATAGTTTCCACAAAAGGACTGAGTAAAACCTTAAAAGCAACCACACCTTTTAAGTGAATGCTTTAATTGTTTTGAATAAGTGTGCATGCATAGGTTCTGTTATTACTTTCCTCTCCAGGAACATCTTGTGATTTCCACGTTTTTTCCTCGCCCTCAAAACCCAAATCAAATTTAATGGCTTTAATAGTTTGTGTCCCTCATCTTGTTGTGCCTCTGCAGTGCCCATTACGCTCCAGATGTGTGTGATCATCTTTTTGCTCTCAGCCGTCATCTCTCAGTCAACAAATTCCTCATCAAAGAGAGGTCGTAATTTCCCCATCCATTCCTCTCAGCTGGTTTGCAGTCTGCCTGGCCCAGCAGGACCCCCAGGATTCCCGGGAGCTCCTGGACCCTCAGGGTCCATGGGCCCTATGGGTTCGCCAGGgttggatggtccagatggaaaagatggagaaaagggagaaaaaggaaaCGGGGGTACGTTTTGTATAACTGTGCTAATCTTTTACAATTAATCAGCTGATAAATATAAAGATAATTCAGTGAAGTATTTACTAAATCTTTATTCAGCAAGTCTCAGAGATTTGAAATGTATATGCATTCTAACTAATATTTGGTTTAATATCTCCTAGCGAGTCTCACTTCAACTACACTTTTTGTGGTCGTCAACAAGCTTGTCTGGTTTTTAggcaaagaaaacacattttcaacaaaGTCTTGGTCACAGTAATTTCAAAAGGTTAATGTCATATTGCTTTATCCATTCCAGAACTAGTTCTGAGGTTTATTTAGGGCAAAGGCATTCAAATTCAGTCCTGAAGGACTGGCATTCTGCATTTCTTAGTTCCTTCCTAGGTTTAACACATCTGAAACAAATGATGCTTTGTTAGCAAGCTTCTGAACTTTAACATTCTGAGGAGTTATTTGGACCAATTGAATCATCTGTATTAGAGTAGAAACTTATCTAATACTGGCAGGACACTGGGCCTTGAGGACTGGAACTGGACACTTAAGATTTAAGGTCACAACCTAAAGACCATTTTCAGAAAGATAGAAACAACCCAAAATATGTTGTTACTCCAGTGGTAGGGTTAAGTTTACAACATGTTCATAAATGGCTCAGTTCAAGTTCAGAGCTAAATGAGCGAGTTTGGGCTAAGGTGAGGAAAAGTGGGCAACATATCAGCTTCCAAACGTGCATAGCTGACATAGACATACTCAAAGACCCAAGGCTCCTCAAAGGTTTGACTTTGGCACTGaatacaaatagaaaaatgcccatgtattgtttttcttcctcttctacAGTAGGTACTAATTAGTGATGGTGTATCTCAAAAAATCCCAAGAAATCATGTTGAAGTGTTTGGAGTGTGTGGTTGTACTGTGACAGTGTGAAAAGGTCATAGGGGATTGGAGCATTTCTATAAGGTCCTATAATTAAGAATAAATGTTAGTTGAGAATTGAAAGGGAAAACCCAAACTTTGAGCATTTTGGAAATCCAACCAGATTAGAAACAAAACTCAGATGGCCTTTTGCATAAATGTATCCCTTTGTATCCTTTCCAGTGGATGTTGCATATTTATGTCactgttttttctgtgtttgtcgTCAGGTGATCCAGGTAGACCTGGGAACCCTGGGAAGCCAGGGGTGAAAGGCCGTGAAGGTCTTATTGGTAAAGCTGGACCTCGGGGAC harbors:
- the glod5 gene encoding glyoxalase domain-containing protein 5, producing the protein MALRAASNRLLYFQRTCFKVNALETLQAVRFKATCPVEVSHLDHLVLTVKSVPDTINFYTSVLGMEVVTFKGNRKALGFGKQKFNLHQLGKEFEPKAKHPTSGSADLCLITKTPLTAVAAHLKVCGVEIEEGPVQRSGAVGPITSLYFRDPDHNLIEVSNYSQSAPDGSS
- the slu7 gene encoding pre-mRNA-splicing factor SLU7, translated to MHVFHFLEASFRSSESTPDGGDNEPVIATRRKEQHGGDGVLTKTYQRALKRGEIRDKHHLLQYFYSDQGRDPIMTEQTSASSEGIVGLDEPKKMTREDWRKKKELEEQRKLGNAPAEVDEEGKDINPHIPQYISSVPWYIDPSKRPTLKHQRPQDENQKQFSAIGEWYKRGVQENAITTKYRKGACENCGAMTHKKKDCMERPRKVGAKYTGTEIAPDEHSQVQLDMDYDGKRDRWNGYDPEEHQRIVEEYAKVDLAKRTLKAQKLQDELASGKLDQTEREYDSEDEDEDKYADDIDMPGQNFDSKRRITVRNLRIREDTAKYLRNLDPNSSYYDPKTRAMRENPYSNTGMNPDEVGYAGDNFARYSGDTISMAQTQLFAWEAYERGSEVHLQADPTKLELLHRSFKVKKEDFKEKQREGILEKYGGQEHLDAPPRELLLAQTEDYVEYSRHGAVLKGQEKAVARSKYEEDVLINNHTCIWGSYWKDGCWGYKCCHSLVKQSYCTGQAGIQTQGTSDCVPFEDGLQEPQEEEEPKSLLEIHQEKLKKKKKKNKKNKKHSSDSSDSEDEEKKKEKLKKALEAEDKRVKHVDALMQLDERKRPYYSLQEVKAPTEEEMEAFRMKRSRPDDPMASFLGQ